The sequence below is a genomic window from Tubulanus polymorphus chromosome 1, tnTubPoly1.2, whole genome shotgun sequence.
TCAGTTTGCATTTTAGGAGAGTTCAATTTACATATCAAGGTACACAATTGAGTCTGGAGGTGAACATCGAGTAAATGAAacgaacaaaaaaattatgatagcattaatgaattaatgtaTTTGATGTCACTTCTTTTTCTGTGTGGGGCTCACATTTTTCACGATGTTTAAAATTATAACTAGATAAATGTTGACCTCTGGTGTTGTGGcattttaaatatttgaataataaatGAAGTTTATCTAAAATCTGTTGCATTTCTGTTTTTGTGAAAAAACTTTGTATATGCAGTAAGCGATACAACACCTTCTTCCAAGAGATAAATGGCATCAACATGGGTAGGGAATGAATCCCCTTCTTAGTGAAATTCACTGCTAGAATTTGTGACAAGTCTTTCAATATGTTTCACTCGCAGGTCATTTTAAAATAAGGCAAATGTCTGGGCTAATTTTTACTGCTTTGCCATTTAAAAAGGGGCACATTCACTACAAATCTATTGCACTGATGGGCTGCCCTATAAGATAATGGATCCTAAAGCCTAGGGTGAAATCCTCAAATAGAAGGTACTATTCTGTAGCAACAGGACAACAGTTACAGCTGATGTTATGGAAAGATACATTTTTCTTCTATCCATTCCTAGTAAATGAGAAAAGGAATCATGCTAACACACTTCACTTCCAATATacaaatcatttattatttttctttggaaatatttaatttcacTACATTATACATGTAAATTGACAGGCTAAATAGTCATATAAAACGCAAAAATAAAGATCCTTCTTAtggattttaaaaattctatTAAAAGCAAGCATGTTCCATGGCAGTGACAAATAACTTAGGATACCATTCCACATTTGCAAATTAGATTTCGCTCTCTAATAACTGACTCCCAGTTATCATTTTCAGTTAATCTAATACTCATAGTTGTGGAAATGGGCTAAGAATACTTAAAAACGTCTAAGAATTCCCttaaaaattgatataaataaaactaatcatcagattaaataaattaatcaaaattattaattagAGTGAATCTAATCTAAAATGCGAAAACTAGTCGGCCAAGAATAATTCTAACAGCTAAGTATCATGAAAATTTCGATAACAGTTTTTCTCATCATACTTCTTatcataataaaataaattgtgtatatattattttccACGCACCGCATGAATCATCATCACAATCAATGTGTCGGTAACATTTGATCACAATTTACAAGTCTAGTATGATAGTAAATTGACAcacaaaaataattatcagcagaataatttcatcaacgactaattcattcaatttacgCGAGCATTCGACCAGCAAATTATTCTCACGATATTCACGCTCCACTAAGTCTTAAAACAATCTCACTTTGGTTATGTAATAACAATATAGGAGCTCACCTCTACCTAAGATATATAAAACTATATTTACACTATTCATAAGTAGACAAAGGAACGATTGTTATGataatatatgtacatgttTGGCAGTCTAGTAGTCACAGTattggaattgaaatatagccACAGCAGTACCAAAAAGACATATCTCGTACAAATTCATATTACAATGTCATAtttttacatttagatttaattcCTCTATTCAGAGGACAGCACTAAGACCGACAAAGCACTTTTAGTAGAAAATCCGTCTATAAGTTTGCGTTACTTTATTGGGCTACGCGAGAAGTTTCGACGATATTCTGTGTCCCAGTTAGCGGTCTCGCGGTTCATCAATTCGTCGAATAGATTTTGGGTTCGTTTGCTGACACGCGCCGATGTTTTCGAGGTGCGATCTTTCTTCTGTTTGAGTTCTTGTCGGCGTTTAGCGGCGCGCAAAGCGTTTGGGTGAACCTACCGCGAAAATAAGGTTAAATTCAATAATCAATGCAAATTACAGACTCTCAGAGGCAATAGACTCGAAATGGTCCCGTATATTCGGTCATAAACATCAGGAACGATGAACTTACTTCTACTGGACACCTGACGTTGTACGTTTTCTTATCTCCGACCACATATTCCTGATCACCAGCTCCCCACGCAACGAACAACggcttctcattctcgatttCGGTTTTCTTCGATCGACTAGGCGGGGCTGTCGAGGGTCTCGCCTTCGGAATTTTCTTGTACAAATACGGTCGTCTAGGCTTCATGGTGACGTGGATTTTCTTCTGCTTGATCTTCTTCGTTGATTTCGCGACTTCTTTTGGTCTTTCTTCTTCTTCATCTACCTCTGCTGTGTCTTCTTCcactaaaaacaaattcagaatctcagtaaaccattaatttgGTGGTTTTCTGTGCAAAATTTATTTCCTTACACCAACCAAACCCTGCTTCTAATTTGGTAACCGCTTGATCGGCAAAAAAATCCTGTTCCCAAACTGTACCGGTTAAAGGCTTAGTTTTCTGtacaattacaaacatttattgcctatttctcaaagaTTGGAGTTTTGGGTATTctgctcaaattaaaggagtttcaagcaccttaaaagcattttctgtaTAGGAGCAGTCTTAAAGGAATCACGAAATGGTAGTGAGCCTGAGTATATACAGGCATTTCTTTAAGCTTTGTAGCCTTTTAGCTGCTTATTTCacttttatacatgtataatataaataggtCGTGTtttaattgaacataaaattacTGGTACCAAATTACGAAAATTTTCTCTTACCATTAAGTTTTTCTACGGGACACAGCCGATATGTATCTTCAGTTTTCTGGACGTGGTCTTCTTCGTTTTTATCTCCAACTTCGTCTTcattcaattccaaattttcgATACGGAGATCTCCCTCGTCCTCTGGCTCGGAAAAATCATCAACCTGCACAGCTCGTTCGATTACCGGTTTGCATACCAATTTGACTTCTTCTTGAACTGGCTTCGCGTCTTTTTTCGCGATAACTTTTCCCGcctttttatcttttatttcttgtttctcTTCACGTTTTTCTTCGACttgctgtttttgtttttccgcCCAATACTTCTGAAACGCTTTGAACTTCTGAATATGCGGCGGATCGATATACGCTTTACGAGACGAGGCGGGAACTCGCGGTGAAGGAATCACGAATTCGGAGCCGGCTTCGCTGCTCGCCGTACTCAGCGTGTCCCAATCGATCGAATGATGTTGATGCTCGACTTGTCGGCGAAACGAACGATAGTCGTACTTTTGTTCGAAATCTTCGCTTAGATATTTAGTCGGTGATCGTAAGAAAGATCTTCGGTATTCTGATCGCTGGTAAACCATGATGATTAAGTATATTCGGATTATTTAGACGAAACTCGAACTCGCAAACTCGATGAAAAATGGCGACCTGTTCAAAATTAGAAGCGATTAAAGTTCAGTTTTCCTAACCCGAATGGCTCGAAATGCGGTCAGTCCCGATATAGTAACTATCTCAACAGATCTACTTTTGCTCCAGACTTATTAAAGTTGGTTTTGGCAGTGCCTAATTAGTGCAATTAGTGATTtaattacgaatgagtactactcacttgatgagaaacaaaCGTTGAGTCGCTGTTGGCACACGTGACCAAGCTTTGAAATTGCCATGTTTACACcagtagatggcgccactTGACGGCACTGCCTCGAGGATGCGTTTTTAAGCGGCGCGCGGGTGCAACTGACCACTGTCCGATAGCGAAATGGCGAAAAaaggaattattttcattcgtcTGGGAGAAGAAAATCGCAAATAATTTACGAAAAAGAATATTGATTGAAAACGGATTTTCTGTGTAAGGAAAGCTCGACCCGATGCCCGATTCAGTCTTGCCAGGCGGGCACCACGGCCGGGCACAGCTGCTGAGCAGGGTGTCTCAATGTGTTACCTAAAATTTATAATTGACCattaatcatcaataatattaactaatttttggGAGGTTAGGTTGGTTGACAAAAAGTACATAAGAATggccatttttcaagaacaAAAAGCAAGAATTCTCAAAATTCTAGCAATAAAACTGCAACTTGAACTGTGCAATGAACTCTTTCGACGCAATAAATTCTTAGGTAGGCctaaattattataattaaatTTAGTgttttagaattaatgaactttttattttatcaGTAATATTCTTAAACTCAAACTGGAATATGTTTTGGACTGTGAACTCTTAACCTTGGTTTTTACAGTTCCCCCCATAGCCATTCAAAAAAACGGTAGTGCTCAGCCATGCATGGGTTATCACTGCATTTCAATGTTCCATCCTTGAGCGACATCCAGGTCTACCAACCTTACCACCCAAAAAGTTTTCAATTATAGTTTATGAATGATTAATCTTAAGCTTTGGTAACACATTTGCTGAGGTATATCTTTCCTTTCCTCGACATGAACTGAAAAAACCTATTTTCCCAAATAAGTGAAGCTGCACCGAAGATCTACTATTAAACAATTAAAACAACTAAACATTAGTCTTTGATAATGTTTGTATTCTATCCGACCAAAATGATTAGTAAGTACGGAACATCATAAGTTTAGACGCCTCTTTAGCCCAGAGATTTGGCTGGATTATTGTATCAATGTCTTGTCTTGGCCACACTTTTGCTACGTGAAAATCGCCCGGTTTATTCAGGACTCTAAAACGTAACTTTTCTACGGACGTACCTTCTCTGTCTAACGCGGTTGCAACAGGGTGTACATTTTTCATGACACTTCCGTACGAACGATTGGGCCAAGATTTTCTCAAATGGGAAAAATTATCCTGGTTTGTGGAGAGTGCCCATTTGTAGCCCATACCTGGGTCAGTCGTCTCGGCACCGGGTAGAATCGATGTTTTGGCGCGGTTATACAGAGGTCGAATCGAATAGTGATCAAAAGGCACTTTTGGTGCTTTCGCTTTCTTGGGTCCGATGTATGGCTCGTCGTAACATAGGTCTTCATCAATAGCATCACCAGTTTTAGAAGCCGAGGTGGCGTTTATATCAGCAGCTACACAAGTTTCACCAGTTTGTTTCGTAGAGCTTGATTTGGGGTGCTTAGATTTTGACTGGCCACCTTGCGTTAAGCGTGATGTTGAAGCTGACTTAACGGTTTTTACGCCATCGCTTATTTCCCAATCTTCTAATTCGATTTTCGTGAAACTCTTCGGCGCCCGTTTCTTTTTATAACCTCCACTGTCTTCGCTAGAGCTAAATGAAGTCGAAGACACttctgaaatatttgtatttgacACATCGCCTGCGATAGCATTTCGGTGGCCCCTCATTCGCTGGAAGtttcttttattcaaattcgtCGATCGAAATAGATTTTTCTGCTGACATTTCGCCGGATTGTCCCATTTGAACAACGACCGATCAGGACGGATACCAGCCTTAAATAACTGCCTTTCAAGAATATCGAGGCGGACTTTGTCCTTTTCGGTATCTCTGTGTTTCATGCGCGCATCCTGCGGATCTCCACGAAGTTTCATCGATATGCTGTTGACCAAAACGTTTTTACGGATGCTCGGAACGCTACCGTTGGCAGCTATTAATGCATCCATGCCGTCCCTACTTCTCCAGGCTGAACTTTCCGAATCTATACTGGTCCTATCCATATTTGGATCGGcgtatattcaaatgaaagtCACCCAATCGTAGAACCGCGTGAGCCAACAATAAGCTCCAGTATCTCCGGTATCCAATCCtttaaaatatcgaaaaaacaATGCActctttttgaaatattaactacatatctaaaaaaaaagtGGAATTGTACAGATGACATTGATCAAAAGTTTAAAAAATCCCTCAGTTGATAGATATCTTTGAAAATCGAAAGAAAATCGCTGAATTCAACTCACTTATCAAGATGGTCCTGTTGCGATTACAGAGAACTGTCCCCAGTTACGATAACATATTCTACAGGTCAAACAGACACCGGACACCTATAATAACCACAACCAACTGTACAGTACTGGTGTATCGAAATTACAGAGCGTAACAGTTCATTATGGGAAATGGAATTTCCTATGTTATTCGCAACAGCACAATATGTTTAGAAGTCACACTTCGTAATTTTCCCACGACAAAAccattaaattgataaaatttctTAGAGAAATAACGATGACTATATGCAATAACATGTTCGCGTGTGGGGACTTCAAAAGTATATACACTCGTTGATAAGTCTCTATCATATTGATGGGgacaaagtatatatatatatttacccTAGATTTTACAAGAAAAGTGTGTTAGTATGTAAATGCCGTTTTATTTCATGCAGTAAACGTAAAAAGGTTTTATACATCGAAACGCAGCGATAATTCCAAGACGTAGATCGTTTCTTTTTTACATTTGTATAACCGTTCTAAAtgagattgaattgaaaatattcgcTTTTTTAAGAGCTCCATCGTTCTGTATAGTTTTATGCATCATAATTCGAAAGCTAATCCCCCGGACTCCGGTTGCGATTTCAACTTACCTTGTGCGTCTCTGTACTGCAGGCAGAATAAGCTTCGTCAATATGCTATGATCAGCCGCCTCCAGAAAGGTAATCAAATCACCGGCATACGTGATGTGGCGTAATGGGATTATAAACTTATCCGGACCGTGGCAACACTAATGCACTGCTATCAACATCGTATCACGAAAAATCCAATTAGATTCGGATTACAACCGAGTGTTTGAGACattaattatgatatatagtattttcaaatgataatacgATAGGCTACAACGATATTCGCATTCCATGGAAGCAGGTCCACGGTTAAATGAAATGTCCCGACTTAGAACGTACTCCGAGGCGCAGAAATTTGTTCGTAAAAAAAGACAAAGGCTTTGCGGAGGAGACAGAGAATGGCGAAGCTAAACGACGGTTTAACATCGATTTCAATGAAGCCATTGAAGTCGAGCAAAAACGCCTTGTCCTAGAAAAGCAGATACTGATATCGAGGAGGCTTGGCTGGATGTGGAAAACTAGCGACAGTATACGTGCATTCGGAACTGATAATCAACCAATCTTCTCAATCCTGtaactgtaaatattgttATGTTGTACATGTTCTTTTCTATGTAATAAATGGACCACAACATCCGGGGGATGGACTTTCTTAACTTGagataatttctaaaatttttgtGCCTTTCCAAGAAGGgaatttctgatttttttgAGTGCCTGACGTGAGCCACATGTATCCTAAATCGGGCACTGCTGATCGAATATATTACAATCCATCCTCGTTAATAAATGTCACCAACATCACCAAGATACAACACAGTATAAGAGTATAATCGtgaataattcaatttattcaacaacaacaaataatacaTTGTCGTAGAAAATAGTTTATAAAAATACATCTTCTCGTGTATATACATTATAATCTATATAAAGTGAAATTTTCATTCCCAACAATTAGTTCATGTACTAACAAAACAATATGTGATATGCGAAAATTAAACATTCATACTTAACAAAATTTTGGCAAGACAGGATTTTGTATTAGTAAGATTCACtataattctattcaaaatattttaaaaaaggaaat
It includes:
- the LOC141908135 gene encoding uncharacterized protein LOC141908135, which gives rise to MVYQRSEYRRSFLRSPTKYLSEDFEQKYDYRSFRRQVEHQHHSIDWDTLSTASSEAGSEFVIPSPRVPASSRKAYIDPPHIQKFKAFQKYWAEKQKQQVEEKREEKQEIKDKKAGKVIAKKDAKPVQEEVKLVCKPVIERAVQVDDFSEPEDEGDLRIENLELNEDEVGDKNEEDHVQKTEDTYRLCPVEKLNVEEDTAEVDEEEERPKEVAKSTKKIKQKKIHVTMKPRRPYLYKKIPKARPSTAPPSRSKKTEIENEKPLFVAWGAGDQEYVVGDKKTYNVRCPVEVHPNALRAAKRRQELKQKKDRTSKTSARVSKRTQNLFDELMNRETANWDTEYRRNFSRSPIK
- the LOC141913301 gene encoding uncharacterized protein LOC141913301 → MDRTSIDSESSAWRSRDGMDALIAANGSVPSIRKNVLVNSISMKLRGDPQDARMKHRDTEKDKVRLDILERQLFKAGIRPDRSLFKWDNPAKCQQKNLFRSTNLNKRNFQRMRGHRNAIAGDVSNTNISEVSSTSFSSSEDSGGYKKKRAPKSFTKIELEDWEISDGVKTVKSASTSRLTQGGQSKSKHPKSSSTKQTGETCVAADINATSASKTGDAIDEDLCYDEPYIGPKKAKAPKVPFDHYSIRPLYNRAKTSILPGAETTDPGMGYKWALSTNQDNFSHLRKSWPNRSYGSVMKNVHPVATALDREGTSVEKLRFRVLNKPGDFHVAKVWPRQDIDTIIQPNLWAKEASKLMMFRTY